The window CAGCACGTCGTTGCTGAGCCCGCCGGTGTTGCTGTGCACGGTGATGATCCAGGCCGTGAGCCAGTCGTCATCGTAGAGGGGCGTTTCGACAGTGCTGACCGACACGCGGAACGGCGAGATGTAGGAGATGGTAATCTCGAAGCCGATCGCGGCTGCGAAAGCGATGAAGAACGCCTCGTTCTGCCCACCACCGGCCATGAACCTCGAAAGCACCTGAGCTGCGCGCTGCTCGATCGTGGCATTCGGCCCGGCGCAGGGATCGGGAAGGGCGAGTGATTCCTCCCATTCGGGCACGAGGTCGAGATTGCTGCCCGGTAGGGACTGATCGAGCAGCAGTGTCGCGGCGGCATCGAGGCGGGCCCAGGCTTGCGCTAGGGCAAGGACCAGAGATTGCTGTCCGCTGCCCGGCTCGGCTCGCCACACGCGGCCGCGCGGGAGCAGGGCGCGGATGGCGCCTTCATAGTCGTCGGCTGTGCGGGCCATCAGGCGTACGTGATCGTTCCGGCGACAGGCAGCGCGCCGGCGTTGGAGGTGATATTGCCGGTCGGACCGGGCGTGACGCCGCCAGCCGACGCCGTGATCAGCGTGATCACGAAACCGGCCGCGCCCGAGACTGCCGCAATCTTCGCCTCGATGGTACTGAGCGGCGTTTCACCGCCAGGCACCGCCGTTGCGAGCAATGCGGCGGCGAAAGCTTCGTCGATCGCGTCCTTTGTCGTCTCGGTGGCGTCGGATAGACCAGCGATGGTGAGGTCGATGGTGTTGGGTGTCGGTGCGACGGCGTAGACCACGGCGGTGACCGGCTGCTCGGCTGCCAGATCGTTGGCGATTGTCAGCTGGTCTCCCGTTGCCACCGGTCCGCGGGTCTCCGAACTGGATACCCCGTTCGTGCCTTGGGGAACCCGCCGTTTGCAACCTGTGCCTCATCCATCATGAACAGGACGGCCACAGTGCCGGTGCCATAGAGGCCTGGCTCGCACCAGGCGCGCGATACGCCGGAGATCTCGAGCGCCCAGTTCACGTAGTCGGATTTCGACCCACCGGATGCGGGCTCGGAATAGGCTGCGATCATCCGCGTGCGAAGGTCATCGTCGCTCTCGACGTCGGCGCCGCCGGTGATGGCAACACTCACCGTGCCGAGCGAGTTGATGCCCGATATCGCCGAGTTGAGCGAGACAGTGGTGCCTGCAACGGTGCTCCCGCTGGCCCCGGCGACAGTCGCGGTGACCGATGCGATCGCAACGCCCGCATCCAGCGCGACGTCAGCATCGACCGAGAAGGTCACGCCGTCCGAGCGGGTGACGATTGTCCCTGCCGGAATGGTGCCGCTCGAACCATTGAACGTGATCTTGCCGGTCGCGGCCACGGCAGCCTTGCGCGTGACGCGCTTCAGCGCTGCCCAGCCTTCCAGATATTCGTCTTCGGCCGTGAACGGGACAGACTGCCGGGCGATCCAGTCGAGATAGCCATAGAGGCCGTTCGCCAGCGCCGCCTCGACGTCGCCCAGAACCGTCAGGTTGCTGTAGCGCAACAGGGCATTTACACCGGGAAGGCCGGCCGCAATGTCGGCAGCGACCTGTTGGCGCAGCGTAGTCAG of the Novosphingobium sp. 9 genome contains:
- a CDS encoding baseplate J/gp47 family protein — protein: MATGDQLTIANDLAAEQPVTAVVYAVAPTPNTIDLTIAGLSDATETTKDAIDEAFAAALLATAVPGGETPLSTIEAKIAAVSGAAGFVITLITASAGGVTPGPTGNITSNAGALPVAGTITYA
- a CDS encoding baseplate J/gp47 family protein produces the protein MPYSRPTLTTLRQQVAADIAAGLPGVNALLRYSNLTVLGDVEAALANGLYGYLDWIARQSVPFTAEDEYLEGWAALKRVTRKAAVAATGKITFNGSSGTIPAGTIVTRSDGVTFSVDADVALDAGVAIASVTATVAGASGSTVAGTTVSLNSAISGINSLGTVSVAITGGADVESDDDLRTRMIAAYSEPASGGSKSDYVNWALEISGVSRAWCEPGLYGTGTVAVLFMMDEAQVANGGFPKARTGYPVRRPADRWQRETS
- a CDS encoding putative phage tail protein; the protein is MARTADDYEGAIRALLPRGRVWRAEPGSGQQSLVLALAQAWARLDAAATLLLDQSLPGSNLDLVPEWEESLALPDPCAGPNATIEQRAAQVLSRFMAGGGQNEAFFIAFAAAIGFEITISYISPFRVSVSTVETPLYDDDWLTAWIITVHSNTGGLSNDVLLCELNALKPAQTTIFIQ